TCGGGTGGAATACAGAAATCGGTGGGATAGGtaatatatttatgaaaattagagagatatatatatatatatatatatatatagcattaATCGATAGTTGATAATAATGATaagattattaaaataaattatagatTATGACATTGTTTGGTACAGtaggattgataaataatccctTTAGGGCCAGTTTGGTATGTAGGACAAATGTTGGATTGATTAGTAACACTTTGTTTGCTATAATTTTACGGATATGAGATTGATTAGATGTTTGACAATTGTACTGTTGCCGTGGGAAACTAAATCCATGAATCGTAGAATGATAGAAATAATCCGGGTACCCCAAAATTTATTATCACCAAAATACCCCTGCTTGTAATAATTATCCAACTTGCAAGTGGTCTTCTCTACATCAATGTCCGAAATTCTTACGTACAGTGTTGCCTTTGTCCTGTGCTGAAGATTTTCGAAATCGAGATGGAACAACCAAATCCCCATTTCCAGCACAGATATGAAGTAATCCGAAGGTTTCTTGAAGGTAAAATTTGATACAATTCTGCTGCGAAGCTATGCGTAATTACCGATGTCAAAACTCTTGCATAATGCCTTGCGCCGTAGatgtatgaaaaatttatttttctttgttaACGCTTTCATCTGCATATCTATTGTATAAACTGATTTTTTTTACAATAGTCGGTTGTTCGGTGTGTTTCTTTTGCTGTgcgaagatttttttttttttacaagaaaCCACAAAATTGGAGGTCGTCTTACATTGCAGTAGAAATTGGTTGGCTTTCTTTCTTGGGCTGTTGTGCAACTATTTAAGGGGCTGAAATACGTTACTTGGTTGGCTTTCTTTCTTGCGCCGTAAATGTTGCTTTATAACAACGGATCGAACGACGTTGGTGAAATTAAGTTCAAATCTCACCTGCAAGAGAGAAAATTTGAACTCACAAGGAGGTGCTCTAGCTTTCTGTTGCCTTTCGGTTCACATCTTTGACGGTTCTGAACTCATCTTTAAAATCTTCACGTACGACCGAAAGGAAGAGGGTTTCCAATTGGGGTCTGATTTTTGAGAGAACAAGCCGTAGGTTGGGGGACTAAAAACgatataacaaaataaaataaatagtaACATCAAGGGTATTTTGGTCTTTAGCACACTTATCATGACTTTATCAATACTATTAATTTCACACCACACGTGATATTACATAACTCTGAAATTAAATATCTTATCATATCAAACacttatcaatcaaattattaatcattCAACTATCACATCCTACGAACCAAGCGGACCCTTATTTCATGTTTGATATCTTTATAAAAAGTTTGATAAATAATCCCTTTATTTCATGTTTGATATCTTTATAAAAAGTTCGTGATAATATCATgggttttttataaataaattttgagaagcatacaaaaagaaaagaaattattatcttatttatttttatttatattatttatattattaaaacttAAAGAAGAGACATGTGGATAAGCCTCATAATTCTGACACCGACCACCCTTGCTTCCCGCTCTATAAAACATAATCCTTTTCCCTTCAATTCTtcattcataaatcataaaacaatTCCATACACAAATTTTGTAATGGCTTCCATATCATTGTCACCACCGAATCAAATCATCAGCCTCCGATTCTCCGCCGTCCCTTCTCCACATTCTCCGACGAATATCTGCTTCCGCCACCCGCTCCGTATCTCCGCCGGTTACGCCACAGCTGAGAGGGCTAACGGAACATCTCTGCAGGCTGGTTCATTGTACGACGTCCTGGGAATTCATTCCGGGGCCTCGTGTCAAGAGATCAAGTCCGCGTATAGAAAACTGGCCAGACTCTTGCATCCGGACGTCTCATCCCATTCCAAAGGCGGAGGAGCTACCGACGAGTTTATGAGACTGCACGCGGCGTATGCTACTCTTTCCGACCCTGAGAAACGCGCGATGTACGATGTGACAATTTCCAGGCGACGGCGGAGGGAGGAGCGCTTGGCGGCGAGTTCAGGGCGGAGGCGAACTTGGGAAACTGATCAGTGCTGGTAGCTGACTGACTGCTTTAGCCCACTGATTTCATAAAAAGCTTTTAATTTTTATGAAGTCTCCCATACATTATTTCGGCTGACTTTTGTTCAATCTTCTCACGTAAACCAAGTTTTTTACTGTTGACCACAAATTTTCTTTACTATTTAATGCTgtcgattttatttttttctgttgaaaataaaataattagatTTAAATCTGCAAAAACcctgaaaataaaatcaaatttggTATCTTGACTTCTTTAGTGGGCTTTGGTCAACATCATGTAGGCCCAAACTTATACCGGCTTAGAAATGAGGCCGACAATAACATGATCAAGCTTTTGACATATGACAGCTAATCAAGCCCATGGTTCGTTGGCTCGGGCTGGGCCCGCTTCATTAAACAAGGAAACGTTACATGTTCTTTTTtcacaataaaattatataataaactGTCGTTGAACAAACTTAAACAATAATGTACCATTTGTTGTTATCGATGAGTCACGGGATGAGTAATAAGTGacgtaaaataaatataaatttataaatatgaaTAATATAACTAAATACTTTTTGCATGATTAATTTACTTACTATTTTATAATGTTTACTTGTATAATATAAATCTAAATCAACGATGATTATCAAAAAATATATTgataaaattacaaaattgaAAGTTTTACTTGTTCATTGTGAGAACAAAAATTTCTTGGCACTTacgaattatttaaattaattagtttTCATGAAGAGGAAAAAATATTCACAATTGAGCTTAATATTTAATCACAAAAGAGAAAAATTATTGTATAACAATAACCATATTCATTTcgatcaatataatttaatttcaaaatatcTATACATACAAACAAAATTCTATTTGTATAGAAATTGACAAAATTCGGTTAAATCACATGaatagaaaaataataatttgggacaattaaaaaatataatagtaCGGTTGTGATTCTCCTGAATTCgaaatatgattttgtaaatTTACAATGGAAAGTTTATTGGAGAAATCAATTTTAGCCGTCAAATCGTCCCATGGAAAGAAAATCAAACCTAATTTTAGTATTCGATTTCATATAATAATTTAGTGGAATTtttaaacttaaaaattacacttcatatttaaatatatgaATATACTAATTACTAACTAATTGGCCAAAAAAGTTTCTAATGGACAATAGCCCAATATATCCCCAAAGAGGTTAGTTACTTCAATTCGTGGTTCGAGATAGAGCTTTAATGTGTTTCACATTTAATATCATTATGGTCTAATCGAATAAGAgtatgtctcatgtgagaccgtctcacggatatcaatctgtgagacgggtcaaccctacccatattcaccacaaaaagtagtacttttagcataaaaagcaatactattttatggattacccaaataaagatccgtctcacaaaatttgacccgtgagaccgtctcacacaagtttttgccatcgACTAAATTGAGATAACTAAAAAGATTATTTTTTttgtgagatggtttcacgaatttttatctgtgagttaggtcaatcttatcgatattcacaataaaaagtaatattcttagcataaaaaataatactttttcatgtatgacgtgagactgtctcatacAAATATTTGTCAACCAAAAAATAGCCAAACATGAAatggataaaaaaaatatatctcaTCCCACGTTCATCAAAGCAGACCAAACGGTATCTAGGAATAtagaataaatttaaatataattatttttaatgatattgatttatgttatgggtgCAGAAAATTGGATGAGTATATCATTGGGGACAAACAtactaattatttttttaatgctaTTATTTTCACTTGACGTTCTTTTCGTTGATGCCGACCCCCGTAAAGtaataaaataatgataatatgccggtgatattattattattattattattattattattcttcttattattattattattatttatattaataataatagaaGAAATGTAATTTCtctttgtttttttcttttgcACAAAGTCAACCGAAGACAAGATATAAATTATCGATTGAAACATGGAAAGAAATTGATATGTGCTTACTTGTTTGGCAGTTTACTGGATGATAATGTTCTTTGtacatttaattataaaattaaatttctGAGAACTTCATAATTACCTTCTTAAATATTTGAGTTTATTAATCTTAGATGagccaaaaaaaattatattttttaaaaagaaaatcgtgtatatatatatatatatcatataaagaaaatataaattcaTGTTAAGGACGAAATCTCTAGAATTTTGTCGGAATGAAAATAGAAGGGAGTAGATGCTTTGCCAGCTGAAAGAAAAATGGTGATGGGTCAACTTGAATTCATAAGAATCGTATGGAAATATCTATTTTTTGGTGTTTGTGTATTTCCTTCGAATTCTAATTAATTATCTCGTATTTGTGAAAAAAAAGGTATCAAGGATGTACGAAGATTATTTGAACAGTGAATCCAAATATAAAATGCTTTCGCCACCCACTTTCTACTTGTTTCTCCTCGCTCGCTCATCTTCAAATTCAATGGGAAAACAACGTATCCTTTTCCTTATTCTCGCAAATTATCTTGCACCAGGTACCTCCTCATGGATTCTTCATTAACAATTATTATATATGCAAAGCGTCGTTGATGTTTTCAATATCTGCTACTAACTCGATCAAGTTTTCCAGTAGTATATTCCTCTACCACATTCGAATTTGTGAACAAGTGCGCCTTCACGGTCTGGCCAGGAATTCTATCCAACGCGGGGATCGCACCTCTTTTGACTACCGGATTTTCTCTACAAACGGGCGAATCGAACGTTATCGACGCGCCGTCGTCATGGGGCGGCCGTTTTTGGGG
This genomic interval from Primulina eburnea isolate SZY01 chromosome 16, ASM2296580v1, whole genome shotgun sequence contains the following:
- the LOC140816806 gene encoding chaperone protein dnaJ 11, chloroplastic-like; amino-acid sequence: MASISLSPPNQIISLRFSAVPSPHSPTNICFRHPLRISAGYATAERANGTSLQAGSLYDVLGIHSGASCQEIKSAYRKLARLLHPDVSSHSKGGGATDEFMRLHAAYATLSDPEKRAMYDVTISRRRRREERLAASSGRRRTWETDQCW